A stretch of the Panthera uncia isolate 11264 chromosome D1, Puncia_PCG_1.0, whole genome shotgun sequence genome encodes the following:
- the LOC125913708 gene encoding olfactory receptor 56A3, whose protein sequence is MTAHQNDTISSEVSDFLLNCFVRSHTWQLSFSLPLSLLFFLAMGANGVLLITIWLEASLHEPMYYLLSILSLLDIVLCLTVIPKVLAIFWFELKSISFYACFLQMYIMNCFLAMESCTFMVMAYDRYVAICHPLRYPSIITDQFVAKAAIFILARNVISTVPIPILSSRLHYCGRKVIENCICANMSVSRLSCDDVTINRLYQFAGGWTLLGSDLILIFLSYTLILRAVLRLKAEGAVAKALSTCGSHFILILFFSTILLVFVLTHVVKKKVSSDVPVLLNVLHHVIPAALNPIVYGVRTQEIKQGIQRLLKKGW, encoded by the coding sequence atgacaGCACACCAAAATGACACCATCTCCTCTGAGGTTTCAGATTTCCTCCTGAATTGTTTTGTCAGGTCCCACACCTGGcaactttctttttccctccccctaagccttctcttcttcctggccATGGGGGCCAATGGTGTTCTCCTGATCACTATATGGCTGGAAGCCTCTCTGCATGAGCCCATGTACTATCTACTCAGCATCCTCTCCCTATTGGACATTGTGCTCTGCCTCACTGTCATTCCCAAGGTCCTGGCCATCTTTTGGTTTGAACTCAAGTCCATCAGCTTCTATGCCTGCTTCCTCCAGATGTACATTATGAACTGTTTCCTTGCCATGGAGTCCTGCACATTCATGGTCATGGCCTATGACCGTTATGTGGCCATCTGTCATCCACTGAGGTACCCATCCATCATCACTGACCAATTTGTAGCCAAggctgccatttttattttggccAGGAATGTTATTTCTACAGTGCCTATTCCCATTCTCTCATCCAGACTCCATTATTGTGGGAGAAAAGTCATTGAAAACTGCATCTGTGCCAATATGTCTGTCTCCAGGCTCTCCTGTGATGATGTCACCATCAATCGCCTCTACCAGTTTGCTGGAGGCTGGACACTGCTAGGATCTGACCTCATCCTCATCTTCCTCTCCTACACACTCATACTGCGAGCGGTGCTGAGACTCAAGGCAGAGGGTGCTGTGGCCAAGGCCCTGAGCACATGTGGCTCCCACTTCATCCTTATCCTCTTCTTCAGCACCATCCTTCTGGTCTTCGTGCTCACTCATGTGGTGAAGAAGAAGGTCTCCTCTGATGTTCCAGTCTTGCTCAACGTCCTCCACCATGTCATCCCCGCAGCCCTCAACCCCATAGTTTATGGAGTGCGGACCCAGGAGATCAAGCAAGGAATCCAGAGATTATTAAAGAAAGGGTGGTAA